CCGCCGCCGCGCATGCAGCGCTTACTGAACGGCCGCCGGCTATGCCTGTGCGCGCGGGCGTCTCCCGCGAGACCGGCGGCCGCGTCCCCGCTTCACCCGCCGCGCGCGAACTCGCGCGCTCGCTGGGCGTCGATCTTGCGACGATCGCCGGCAGCGGCGCCGACGGCGCAATCGTTCGCGAGGATGTCTTGCGAAGCCAACCCGCCACGGAGGGAAAGAGGCCGGTCGGACTTGACCTGGGCGCGATGCGTGAAGCCATCGCAGCCGCCATGGCGCGATCGAAACGCGAGATTCCCCATTATTATCTCCAGCACCAGATCGACGTCACCCCGGCCGAAGAATGGCTTGCGCAACGCAACGCGGGGCGCCCGCCGGCCGACCGGCTCCTTTTTGTCGCCGTGGCGATGAAAGCGGTCGCTCTGGCGTTGAAGCGCTTTCCAAATTTTAACGGATTCTGGCGGGAAGGAAAGTTCGAACCCTCCTCCGTCGTTCACGTCGGAACGGCGATCGCCATTCGCGGTGGCGGGCTTGCTGCCCCCGCGCTTCACAATGTGGATAAGCTTTCGTTGGACGGACTGATGACCCGGCTTCGCGATCTCGTGCAAAGAATGCGGGCCGGCCGCATCCGCGGCTCTGAGATCGTCGACGCGACCATCACGGTTTCCAGCCTTGGCGAGCGCGGCGTTGAGGCCTTGTTCGGGATCATCTATCCGCCGCAGGTCGCGCTCGTTGGTTTCGGGACGATCACGCGGCGGCCCTGGCTGGTCGGGGATATCGTTCAGGCGCGCCCCATCGTCACGGTCACGCTCGCCGGCGATCATCGAGTGAGCGACGGCCACGCGGGCGCTTTGTTCCTCGCCGAGATCGGCAAGCTTCTTCAGGAGCCGGAAAAATTATGAACGAGAACGAGATTCGCGCGATATTTCTGGAGGAGCTGGGGAACATCGCCCCGGAAATGGATTTGGTGCAAATCGATTCCGCCGCCGATCTGCGCGAAACCCTCGACATCGACTCGATGGATTTCCTCAATCTCGTGACAGCGATTCATCGCCGCCTCGGCGTCGATATTCCTGAACTCGACTATCCGAACCTCGTCACGCTCGGCGGCGCTGTGCGCTATCTCGGCGACAGGTTGACATAGCCGCCGCCTTGGCCATGGCGCACGCCTGGCCCACATGGCGCCTGCGGTTGATCCAGGGGATAACGCCCTGTGTCGTCGGCTCCGGCGCCGCCCCGCGTTGTCGGGGATGCTTGGGGGTCTCGGTATCGCCGCCTCGGTCGGAGTGGATATTTCGCCGGTTGCCACGCTCGATCGCGCCGACGACCTTCTGCTGTGTATCCCTCCGGCGTGACGCGCTGTCGATTCCGACGAAGGCGCCCGGCAATTACGAGATAATGGCGCCCATCGATTCCTGGATGATGGCGCCCCCCCGGTAACGGGATGATGGCGCCCGGGTCGTGGGGTTTGCTGGCTGACAATTTCTTGGCGCCTGAGACGGCGCCTGGTCAAGAGGCGATCGTGCTCTTGGCGCGAGCGCGCCGCATGCTTTCTCCGGTCAGTTCGATGCGGTGGGCGTTGTGGACCAGTCGGTCGAGGATGGCGTCGGCATAAGTCGGATCCCCGATGATTTCATGCCAGCGATCGACGGGAAGCTGCGAAGTGACGAGGGTGGATTTGCGGCCATAGCGCTCTTCGAGGATTTCCAGAAGGTCATGGCGCGCCGCGGCGTCGAGCGGTTCAAGCCCCAGTCGTCCAGCACCAGGAGATCGGCGCGCCCGAGCGAGCGCAGCAGGCGTGCATGGCGACCGTCGCCGCGCGCCAGGGCGAGTTCCTCGAACAGCCGGGGGACCCGCTGATAAATGACGGACTTATTATCCCGGCAAGCCTTATGGCCAAGCGCCGAGGCGAGCCAACTTTGCCGACCCCGGTCGGACCGATCAGGGCCAGATTGTCGTGGGCGTCGATCCAGCCGCCGTTGATGAGTTTTTGCATCATGGCGCGGTCGAGGCCGCGCGGGCTGCGATAATCAATGTCTTCAACGCAGGCCTGCTGGCGCAATTTCGCGACGCGCAGCCGTGCGGCCAGTCGCTTGTCCTGGCGCAGGGAGGCCTCGCGATCGAGCAAAAGGCCCAGCCATTCCGGATGACTGAGGCCGCCGGCCTCATCGGACGCCGCGACTTCGACGAAGGCCTTGGCCATGCCGTGCAGGCCGAGGGTGTGGAGTTGGTCGAGGGTTGGATGTTTGAGCAAAAGCTTCTCTCCTAATTGTAGTAGCGCGGGCCGCGGATGTTGGCGTGCAGGATCGTCGGCGCCTCCGCGGCGCGCTTTTCGGCGGGCCGACGATCAAGCTTCTTGTCGAGGATGGATTTGACGGAGGAATAGGTGCGCGCTCCGATGGCGATGGCGCGCTCGGCCGCCGCCTCGACGCGCTCGTCTCCATAGGAGTTCGCCAGGCGAACGATGCCCAGGCAGGCGCGGAAGCCCTGTTCGGGATGGGGGCGACGCTCGATGATCTGCTCGCACAAGGCCGCCGTCGTCGGCCCGATCCGCTTGGCGTCGGCGCGGATTTTGTCGATCGTCCAGTTCTTGTAGCGGCGATGGCTGGAAGGCATGTGGTCGGCCACGGTGGTGTGGCCGTGATTGCCGCTCATGCGAAGATGGGCGGCGATCCGCTCGCCCCGGAGGAATATCTCCACCGTCCTGACGGTGATCCGGGCTTCGACCTCGGCGCGGGCGAAGCGGTGGGGAACCGAGTAATAATGGCTGGAGACTTCGACATGGTAGTCGACGCCGACGCGGCAGGTTTTCCATTGCGCGAACTCGTAAGGTTCGACCGGCAAGGACTTGAGCGCCGGTCGATCGACGTCCTCCAGCAATTGCCGTCGGGTGACGCCAAGGCGCCGGATCGCCCGTTCGT
This genomic interval from Candidatus Rhodoblastus alkanivorans contains the following:
- a CDS encoding acyl carrier protein — its product is MNENEIRAIFLEELGNIAPEMDLVQIDSAADLRETLDIDSMDFLNLVTAIHRRLGVDIPELDYPNLVTLGGAVRYLGDRLT
- a CDS encoding dihydrolipoamide acetyltransferase family protein, with protein sequence MAGGVIDFRMPSLGADMEAGTLVEWRVKANDNVKHGDIVAVVETQKGAIEIEVFESGEIAEILVKPGEKVPVGTPLARIRVAVAAEAAAREPSAPAAAHAALTERPPAMPVRAGVSRETGGRVPASPAARELARSLGVDLATIAGSGADGAIVREDVLRSQPATEGKRPVGLDLGAMREAIAAAMARSKREIPHYYLQHQIDVTPAEEWLAQRNAGRPPADRLLFVAVAMKAVALALKRFPNFNGFWREGKFEPSSVVHVGTAIAIRGGGLAAPALHNVDKLSLDGLMTRLRDLVQRMRAGRIRGSEIVDATITVSSLGERGVEALFGIIYPPQVALVGFGTITRRPWLVGDIVQARPIVTVTLAGDHRVSDGHAGALFLAEIGKLLQEPEKL